From Streptomyces sp. 846.5, a single genomic window includes:
- the dapF gene encoding diaminopimelate epimerase, which translates to MPRLQVAKMHGSRNAILVIDGAPSDFFTAAQITWAVQRLCAYRGGVGSDGVYFIKDTGDGAAQAWFFNPDGSPSLLCGNGMRCAGRLLLDRHQADEIVLHTGAYAFTVRAAATTAHGVRQVAVELPAVDFEPHEPIVANVDWPYVDLINPAYHPSRAVTALAVPNSHLITVVDRYDEAELIATGTRVAEDTNTFPIGANVSFVTPLGEAEVFIRTFERGAGLTESCGSGVSASRATLSRLGIIEPDVPVLVRNPGGPARSWIQQTRDVWQPILEGNATLVLRTELDPTDVLGSEPLEFQGQAQLDEISAFGDLFDDNLKILHAAGIRPAVG; encoded by the coding sequence ATGCCCCGCCTCCAGGTCGCCAAGATGCACGGTTCTCGCAACGCCATCCTGGTCATCGACGGAGCTCCGTCGGACTTCTTCACCGCCGCCCAGATCACCTGGGCGGTGCAGCGCCTGTGCGCGTACCGCGGCGGCGTGGGCAGCGACGGCGTCTACTTCATCAAGGACACAGGCGACGGGGCTGCGCAGGCATGGTTCTTCAACCCCGACGGATCACCCTCGCTCCTATGCGGCAACGGCATGCGGTGCGCGGGCAGACTGCTGCTGGACCGCCACCAGGCCGACGAGATCGTCCTGCACACCGGGGCCTATGCCTTCACCGTGCGGGCTGCGGCCACTACGGCGCACGGTGTACGCCAGGTGGCGGTAGAACTGCCGGCGGTCGACTTCGAGCCCCACGAGCCGATCGTGGCGAATGTGGACTGGCCGTATGTGGACCTAATCAACCCGGCCTACCATCCCAGTCGGGCGGTGACTGCGCTCGCTGTCCCCAACTCCCACCTGATCACTGTCGTGGACCGCTACGACGAGGCTGAGCTCATCGCCACGGGCACCCGGGTGGCCGAGGACACGAACACCTTCCCCATCGGAGCGAACGTCTCCTTCGTGACCCCGCTGGGCGAGGCCGAGGTCTTCATCCGGACCTTCGAACGCGGCGCCGGCCTGACCGAGAGCTGCGGCTCAGGGGTTTCCGCGTCACGGGCAACCCTCTCACGCCTGGGCATCATCGAACCAGACGTCCCTGTACTGGTCCGCAATCCCGGCGGCCCGGCCCGCAGCTGGATCCAGCAGACCCGCGACGTCTGGCAGCCGATCCTGGAAGGCAACGCCACCTTGGTGCTGCGCACAGAACTCGACCCGACCGACGTTCTCGGATCCGAGCCCTTGGAGTTCCAGGGCCAGGCGCAGCTCGACGAGATCTCCGCGTTCGGCGACCTCTTCGACGACAACCTGAAGATCCTGCACGCTGCAGGGATCCGTCCCGCCGTCGGCTGA
- a CDS encoding GntR family transcriptional regulator, protein MADSTSEPEAPYLRVAAAIRDRITAGTWMPGDRLPSRTVLGQEWGVGENVVRRAQELLISHGLLEGRAGAGTYVREPRNRHRMLRTWTRDHHADSPFRTELASLGMDASWESDSTAKVPAPESIARRLGIATGDPCVRTGYEFFADRQPVMLSTSWEPMAVTGGSTVVLPEGGPLAGAGVVARMAAIGITVTRVVELPRPVQATREQAHLLGVAAGTAATCIERTYYDTTGRAVETADILVPTEHWDLAYEFDLQTPAPAAD, encoded by the coding sequence ATGGCTGACAGCACCTCAGAACCCGAAGCCCCGTACCTACGTGTCGCGGCGGCGATCCGCGACCGCATCACCGCCGGAACCTGGATGCCCGGCGACCGGCTGCCCTCGCGCACCGTCCTGGGCCAGGAATGGGGCGTCGGCGAGAACGTCGTACGCCGCGCCCAGGAACTCCTCATCTCCCACGGCCTGCTGGAGGGCCGCGCCGGCGCCGGCACCTACGTGCGCGAACCCCGCAACCGGCACCGGATGCTGCGCACCTGGACCCGTGACCACCACGCCGACAGCCCGTTCCGCACCGAGCTGGCCTCCCTGGGAATGGACGCCAGCTGGGAGTCGGACTCCACCGCCAAAGTCCCCGCCCCCGAGAGCATCGCCCGACGCCTGGGCATCGCCACCGGCGACCCCTGCGTGCGCACCGGCTACGAGTTCTTCGCCGACCGCCAGCCCGTCATGCTGTCCACCAGCTGGGAACCGATGGCCGTCACCGGCGGCAGCACCGTCGTCCTGCCCGAAGGCGGACCCCTGGCCGGGGCCGGCGTCGTGGCCCGCATGGCCGCCATCGGCATCACCGTCACCCGCGTCGTCGAGCTCCCCCGCCCGGTGCAGGCCACCCGCGAGCAGGCCCACCTGCTGGGCGTAGCCGCCGGGACGGCCGCCACCTGCATCGAACGCACCTACTACGACACCACCGGACGCGCCGTCGAGACCGCCGACATCCTCGTGCCCACCGAACACTGGGACCTCGCCTACGAGTTCGACCTACAGACCCCGGCCCCTGCCGCCGACTGA
- a CDS encoding DUF2637 domain-containing protein, producing the protein MAARTALTRGQKALVAVVVVIAGIGFTGSYIGVRRLGERNGFGWYSYLLPVGIDAGIAVFLGLDLLLTWLKMPLGMLRPLAWLLTGATIAFNAASAWPNALAMAIRAVIPLLFVAAAEAGRHAVARMAEVTEGRLMERIRFGRWLVAPVSTFRLWRRRLLWEVRSYEEALELERRRLMYRAHLESEYGPRWKKDAPVRARMPLRMAKYGEPLPRVELAGPAAAPQPVQLSAPSWQALGTEAGDDQLRIDLPAQGRSRIAPASETVRASSTVPEDVTANTGRHTETPAAPAAQPQIPAAAEQVPAVVVPEHYLDAFVKYVDQNGTRPDAARLAAQLFSMGVTGRAGKPLSANSVRRYLPHLSAQYDQRASGVDLVTTS; encoded by the coding sequence ATGGCCGCGAGAACCGCTCTGACGCGCGGGCAGAAAGCTCTGGTCGCCGTCGTGGTGGTCATCGCGGGGATCGGCTTCACCGGCTCCTACATCGGCGTGCGCCGATTGGGGGAGCGCAACGGCTTCGGCTGGTACTCCTACCTCCTGCCTGTCGGCATCGACGCCGGAATCGCCGTGTTCCTGGGTCTGGACTTGCTGTTGACCTGGTTGAAGATGCCGCTGGGGATGCTGCGGCCGCTGGCGTGGCTGCTGACCGGGGCGACTATCGCGTTCAACGCCGCCAGTGCGTGGCCCAACGCCCTGGCGATGGCGATCCGCGCGGTGATCCCGCTGCTGTTCGTGGCCGCCGCCGAGGCCGGCCGTCACGCGGTGGCCCGGATGGCCGAGGTGACCGAGGGCCGGTTGATGGAGCGGATCCGGTTCGGACGCTGGCTGGTCGCCCCGGTCAGTACCTTCCGGTTGTGGCGCCGCCGTCTGCTGTGGGAGGTGCGTTCCTACGAGGAGGCCCTGGAACTGGAGCGGCGCCGGCTGATGTACCGGGCGCACCTGGAGAGCGAGTACGGGCCCCGCTGGAAGAAGGACGCCCCGGTGCGGGCCCGGATGCCGCTGCGGATGGCCAAGTACGGAGAGCCGCTGCCCCGCGTCGAGCTGGCAGGGCCGGCCGCAGCACCGCAGCCGGTGCAGTTGTCCGCGCCGTCCTGGCAAGCCCTGGGCACGGAGGCTGGCGACGACCAACTCCGTATCGACCTGCCCGCGCAGGGCCGCAGCAGGATCGCACCGGCCAGCGAGACGGTGCGCGCCTCCTCCACCGTCCCCGAAGACGTCACCGCCAACACTGGGCGGCACACCGAAACTCCGGCTGCGCCGGCAGCACAGCCGCAGATTCCGGCTGCCGCGGAGCAGGTCCCTGCGGTCGTGGTGCCGGAGCACTACTTGGACGCGTTCGTGAAGTACGTGGACCAGAACGGGACTCGGCCCGATGCCGCACGCCTGGCCGCCCAGCTGTTCTCGATGGGGGTGACCGGCCGGGCCGGCAAGCCGCTGAGCGCGAACTCCGTGCGCCGCTACCTGCCGCACCTCAGCGCCCAGTACGACCAGCGCGCCTCCGGGGTGGACCTGGTGACGACCTCGTAG
- a CDS encoding LysM peptidoglycan-binding domain-containing protein, whose translation MTSNDETMWDLAQHYLDDGMRWKEIAQLNQGVPQPDGQTVTATTLQLTPGWTLRLPTDARTTSPAPQHAQPAAATHALPSHQRSAETPAASSRAHSETVHVVRPGDTLSQIAQDDLGNANDYPRIAAANKDAVQSDGRHLTDPNLIYPGWQLTIPQASPATGETHHPTGGSTAPPGTTGSTANGTGGGTAANPHPSAAPTRPAASAPATSAPATPTTSPTATSDAAPVPGQSSTSATGTPTPTAPRTLAAVPAAPVRAAQASSPVEVGAGITALLAAGLLGGYGVKRALQQRNRRPGETIAVPAQTSSLEHALVHQAEPPTAEFLDRALRTLAHLLPPDTALPQLAGARITPDTIQLHTDGAPLAPFTAGPDGWWQLDPTQELLNDEEADQVDAPYPLLATLGAQLDQGLLLADLAITRTVLLNGPAEQVREVARALALEAASCPWGSDLSVLCAGITDPDLPAILHTGRLQHLARLGDAATDLADMLLTAHQDADTPLPWLLVVADQASEQDAWQLADLMARVPDAPIALVLPGQGLHGLFPDAVQLDCASTNPQPGPIPDTPLVLQRITDTAYQQLLADLRTTEQPAQPAHGAWQHVPHSPDHLAAGPNQDPEPEREADPGLQEGAIGWRDGVVTPFLAFTQQRSPATPDASVPLLPSTHSGITVQINNEPHSDAVTSPEPAGKGQMPLPGAGGQLPQQAADAADPAPDAADPAPDAPEIRVLGPLDVTGLGSSGRGRRVADLAAYLYLHPGRTAEAIAAAMNPVEPWEHRTVVSRMSDLRKLLGTAPNGTPYLPRVARNATYPPLNGVRCDWTQFLALAEQGLAAGADGTTALETALALVRGRPFHGSTASWAMPEQQEMVSRIIDVAHATAVHQITARNWNAARAAIATGLDVEPTAELLFRDWITLEHHCGNRAELSRVVSELQRALRPLDVDMERATEKLITDIYASEQHRTRSA comes from the coding sequence GTGACCAGCAACGACGAAACCATGTGGGACCTGGCCCAGCACTACCTCGACGACGGCATGCGCTGGAAGGAGATCGCCCAGCTGAACCAGGGCGTCCCGCAACCAGACGGGCAGACGGTGACCGCCACCACCCTCCAGCTCACCCCCGGTTGGACCCTGCGCCTGCCGACCGACGCCCGGACCACCAGCCCCGCACCGCAGCATGCCCAACCGGCCGCGGCAACCCATGCGCTCCCCTCGCACCAACGGTCCGCTGAAACCCCGGCAGCGTCATCCCGCGCCCACAGCGAGACGGTGCACGTGGTACGCCCCGGAGACACGCTCTCGCAGATCGCCCAGGACGATCTGGGCAACGCGAACGACTACCCGAGAATCGCTGCCGCCAACAAGGACGCCGTCCAGAGCGACGGCCGACACCTGACCGACCCCAACCTGATCTACCCCGGCTGGCAGCTGACGATCCCCCAGGCCAGCCCGGCGACCGGCGAAACACACCACCCGACCGGCGGATCAACGGCTCCCCCGGGGACAACCGGCAGCACGGCGAACGGCACCGGCGGCGGCACTGCGGCAAATCCGCACCCCAGCGCCGCTCCCACCAGACCAGCCGCCTCCGCCCCCGCCACTTCGGCGCCAGCCACCCCCACGACGTCGCCGACGGCGACGTCCGACGCCGCCCCGGTTCCCGGGCAGTCCTCAACGTCGGCGACCGGCACACCGACGCCCACCGCGCCGCGCACCCTCGCGGCTGTACCCGCAGCACCGGTCCGCGCCGCGCAGGCGAGCTCCCCCGTCGAGGTCGGCGCGGGCATCACCGCACTGCTGGCCGCAGGCCTGCTCGGCGGATACGGCGTCAAACGCGCCCTGCAACAACGCAACCGGCGCCCCGGCGAGACCATCGCCGTCCCGGCCCAGACCAGTTCGCTGGAACACGCCCTGGTCCACCAAGCCGAACCGCCCACCGCAGAGTTCCTGGACCGTGCCCTGCGCACACTGGCCCACCTGCTTCCCCCGGACACCGCACTGCCCCAACTGGCCGGCGCCCGGATCACCCCGGACACCATCCAACTGCACACCGACGGCGCGCCGCTGGCGCCCTTCACCGCAGGTCCCGACGGCTGGTGGCAACTGGACCCAACCCAGGAGCTCCTCAACGACGAGGAAGCCGACCAGGTCGACGCCCCCTACCCGCTGCTGGCCACCCTCGGCGCCCAGCTGGACCAGGGGCTCCTGCTGGCCGACCTCGCCATCACACGCACGGTGCTGCTCAACGGACCGGCCGAGCAGGTCCGCGAGGTCGCCCGGGCCCTCGCCCTGGAGGCCGCCAGCTGCCCCTGGGGCAGCGACCTGTCCGTCCTGTGCGCCGGGATCACCGACCCGGACCTGCCCGCGATCCTCCACACCGGTCGGCTCCAACACCTGGCCCGGCTCGGTGACGCGGCAACCGACCTGGCCGACATGCTGCTCACCGCCCACCAGGACGCCGACACTCCCCTGCCCTGGCTGCTCGTGGTCGCAGACCAGGCCAGCGAACAGGACGCCTGGCAGCTCGCCGACCTGATGGCGCGCGTCCCCGATGCTCCGATCGCCCTCGTACTGCCCGGGCAGGGCCTGCACGGACTGTTTCCCGACGCGGTGCAACTGGACTGCGCCAGCACCAACCCCCAGCCCGGACCGATCCCGGACACGCCCCTGGTCCTGCAGCGCATCACCGACACCGCCTACCAGCAGCTCCTGGCCGACCTGCGCACCACCGAGCAGCCAGCCCAGCCGGCCCACGGCGCGTGGCAGCACGTGCCGCACAGCCCGGACCACCTCGCAGCCGGGCCGAACCAGGACCCGGAACCCGAACGGGAAGCCGACCCCGGTCTGCAGGAGGGCGCCATCGGTTGGCGAGACGGCGTCGTAACGCCGTTCCTGGCGTTCACTCAGCAACGCTCCCCTGCAACCCCGGACGCCAGTGTGCCGTTGCTGCCCTCGACGCACAGCGGCATCACCGTGCAGATCAACAACGAGCCGCACTCCGATGCCGTGACGTCCCCGGAGCCGGCCGGCAAGGGCCAGATGCCGCTTCCGGGGGCCGGGGGCCAGCTTCCGCAACAAGCCGCGGACGCGGCCGATCCGGCGCCGGATGCGGCTGATCCGGCGCCGGATGCGCCGGAGATCAGGGTACTGGGACCGCTGGACGTCACCGGCCTGGGCTCCAGCGGCCGTGGACGGCGCGTGGCGGACCTCGCCGCCTACCTCTACCTGCATCCCGGACGCACGGCTGAAGCGATCGCCGCGGCAATGAACCCGGTCGAGCCCTGGGAGCATCGCACCGTGGTCAGCCGCATGTCCGACCTGCGCAAACTTCTGGGCACCGCCCCGAACGGCACGCCCTACCTACCGCGGGTCGCCCGCAACGCCACCTACCCGCCGTTGAACGGGGTGCGCTGCGACTGGACCCAATTCCTCGCCCTGGCCGAGCAAGGCCTGGCCGCCGGCGCCGACGGCACCACCGCCCTCGAGACTGCCCTCGCCCTGGTCCGCGGGCGACCCTTCCACGGCAGCACCGCCTCATGGGCCATGCCCGAGCAACAGGAAATGGTCTCCCGGATCATCGACGTCGCCCACGCCACCGCAGTCCACCAGATCACCGCCCGCAACTGGAACGCCGCCCGCGCCGCCATCGCCACCGGCCTGGACGTGGAACCCACCGCGGAACTCCTCTTCCGGGACTGGATCACCCTGGAGCACCACTGCGGCAACCGCGCCGAACTGAGCCGGGTCGTCAGCGAACTCCAACGCGCGCTGCGCCCACTGGACGTCGACATGGAGCGCGCCACGGAGAAGCTCATCACCGACATCTACGCCAGCGAGCAGCACCGGACCCGCAGCGCCTGA
- a CDS encoding helicase associated domain-containing protein, with translation MVADWVSFNVIDTERLDWQRGFKAAQTFQEREDHLRVVFDHKEGNYPLGHWISEQRKTYAAGQMTGLRVKQLEGLGMIWNAGDYAWAENLAAARAYFADHQTLAAPRSATALDRPVGQWLSNQRRPGALADHPERAAALAQIDPDWNPAWPLDWQRHYAGVRECVTQLGAELADLEPGVTIHGHNIGRWLERQRQTVVWHGLTNGQRQRLEALGVEPEAAPTTPQQPVPGGPSTAFTRGLAALRQYRERTGTVVVPRTHTEEVEGTVVKLGVWTSNTKSRRDKLTTEQLAALAELGLQWRRRPGTGTETRDTRTGRPWARQDS, from the coding sequence ATGGTCGCAGACTGGGTCTCCTTCAACGTGATCGACACCGAACGCCTCGACTGGCAGCGCGGGTTCAAAGCCGCACAGACGTTCCAAGAGCGGGAAGATCATCTGCGGGTGGTCTTCGACCACAAGGAAGGCAACTACCCCCTGGGGCACTGGATCAGCGAGCAGCGCAAGACCTACGCGGCAGGTCAGATGACCGGCCTTCGCGTGAAGCAGCTGGAGGGGCTGGGCATGATCTGGAACGCCGGGGATTACGCCTGGGCGGAGAACCTGGCGGCCGCCCGCGCCTACTTCGCGGACCACCAGACCCTCGCCGCCCCACGTTCAGCCACCGCCCTGGACCGACCCGTAGGACAATGGCTCTCCAACCAACGCCGCCCCGGCGCCCTCGCCGACCACCCCGAACGGGCCGCCGCACTCGCGCAGATCGACCCCGACTGGAACCCGGCATGGCCACTCGACTGGCAGCGCCACTACGCCGGCGTCCGCGAGTGCGTCACCCAGCTGGGCGCGGAGCTGGCGGACCTGGAACCAGGCGTCACCATCCACGGCCACAACATCGGACGCTGGCTGGAACGCCAGCGCCAGACGGTGGTCTGGCACGGCCTCACCAACGGCCAACGCCAACGCCTCGAAGCCCTCGGAGTCGAGCCCGAAGCCGCACCCACCACACCGCAGCAGCCCGTCCCCGGGGGCCCCTCTACAGCCTTCACGCGGGGCCTGGCAGCCCTACGCCAGTACCGCGAGCGCACCGGCACGGTAGTCGTACCCAGGACCCACACGGAGGAGGTGGAGGGCACCGTCGTGAAGCTGGGGGTATGGACCTCCAACACCAAGAGCAGGCGCGACAAGCTCACCACGGAGCAGCTCGCAGCCCTGGCAGAGCTGGGATTGCAGTGGAGACGGCGGCCGGGGACGGGTACTGAGACCCGGGACACCCGAACCGGCCGGCCGTGGGCACGTCAGGACTCCTGA
- a CDS encoding tyrosine-type recombinase/integrase yields the protein MVVVGEFLRFAAVHGWVPAQTVGLLSRPRVLRFAPPGTSHESGQQRMVEQAVFRFKTVDPGQVWLGPEQVGAALAAAGCARDRFLVALLAATGLRIGEALGLRREDLHLLASSQPMGCLVEGPHVHVRRRRDNPNKALAKSRYGRTVPVTSDLVALYADYCYERDRALGADLGVMVFVNLFRAPLGGAMRYANAREALARLGGAAGVPLRPHLLRHFAATQWLRAGVPADVVQRLLGHLSPASMEAYRHVDTSEMRAAVERVRLGRDGV from the coding sequence ATGGTCGTGGTGGGGGAGTTCCTTCGGTTCGCCGCGGTGCACGGGTGGGTGCCTGCCCAGACGGTGGGCTTGTTGTCGCGGCCGCGGGTGCTGCGGTTCGCACCACCCGGCACGTCGCACGAGAGCGGCCAGCAGCGGATGGTGGAGCAGGCGGTGTTCCGGTTCAAGACCGTCGATCCGGGGCAGGTCTGGCTGGGGCCTGAGCAGGTGGGTGCCGCGCTGGCGGCTGCCGGGTGTGCGCGGGACCGGTTCCTGGTCGCGCTGCTGGCCGCGACGGGGCTGCGGATCGGTGAGGCGCTGGGGCTGCGCCGCGAGGACTTGCACCTACTGGCGTCGTCGCAGCCGATGGGTTGCCTGGTGGAGGGGCCGCACGTGCATGTGCGGCGGCGCCGGGACAATCCGAACAAGGCGTTGGCGAAGTCCCGGTACGGGCGCACGGTGCCGGTCACTTCGGATCTGGTGGCCTTGTACGCCGACTACTGCTACGAGAGGGACCGGGCCCTGGGCGCTGACCTGGGGGTGATGGTGTTCGTGAACCTGTTCCGCGCTCCGCTGGGCGGGGCGATGAGGTACGCGAACGCCCGAGAGGCCCTGGCCCGGCTGGGCGGCGCGGCCGGTGTGCCGCTGCGTCCGCACCTGCTGCGGCATTTCGCGGCGACGCAGTGGCTGCGCGCGGGGGTGCCTGCGGATGTGGTGCAGCGGCTGCTCGGGCATCTGTCGCCGGCGTCGATGGAGGCGTACCGGCACGTGGACACAAGCGAGATGCGGGCAGCGGTCGAGCGGGTGCGCCTCGGGCGGGACGGCGTATGA
- a CDS encoding site-specific integrase — MTTGGAAALAIISVENTDSVLSRRWARWLAAQIDPCWRPREWQPQWWLFTGSPDEPRTSVSLCRTAACGVLVSPSHTFCPTCNEARKKSGLPRDDFAASFVLQRTRVSWGQVGPACRVTRHGRRCVRPAVCKGLCSGHYHQHRFYAARRPGVSFEEHAVPYLSAEPCPVPGCPVSTLHQQGLCRYHEGRFREFRRTTPDADLDAWAAVQAPYLAPHQFSLIPLPEPLRLEVLFGLQQTEPWMRIFEPCVARRLVRDLVGAGVDTLMGPAGEQVLARTLPVQRLLGRVLTALRAAFDECNGTGPGEGEVLDLRALGQICRGSAGIRRPKTVDLRIVTQPWLRQLLHTWTVQECPRSGPFALTFRACELASAALAVRPGTNNPTRLRYEDVTACVDAFRTAPRLDGAPASVSYRMNIAGHFFALLDWARRADAAPGLSAAFVRDASRHRIPRDGRDQDDIGKALPEPVIRQLDAHLGSLGQGVARGQRTLALPDLQLMYRTLYIVLRDTGRRPLEVVSLPRDCLETQGDQASLIWNNHKSRRLRRRLPITTGTAAAIRVWQRRREELHHCLPPAGETHLFPALTHLATAPHIPSAYLGETMRAWVDALPALHGEGVDSVGNPLPFDRSLIYPYAFRHSYAQRHADAGTPVDVLRELMDHREIRTTQRYYTVSQQRKREAVAKLSAYVLDIHGRPSPCSTTAYELRSVAVPYGGCTEPSNVKAGGHACPIRFQCAGCGFYRPDPSYLPAIEQHLNELRADKEAALAMGAKEFVTAALTAQITAFENVTATMRRRLDALTPDERAHIEQASTVLRKARAGTADALLPVISPTPEPR, encoded by the coding sequence ATGACCACCGGGGGCGCGGCGGCGCTCGCGATCATCTCCGTCGAGAACACGGATTCCGTCCTGTCGCGCAGGTGGGCAAGGTGGCTGGCCGCGCAGATCGACCCGTGCTGGCGGCCCCGGGAGTGGCAGCCCCAGTGGTGGCTGTTCACTGGCAGCCCCGACGAGCCGCGGACCTCGGTGTCCCTGTGCCGGACTGCGGCCTGCGGGGTGCTGGTCTCCCCGAGCCACACCTTCTGCCCGACGTGCAACGAGGCGCGCAAGAAGTCCGGGCTGCCGCGCGACGACTTCGCCGCCAGCTTCGTTCTGCAGCGAACCCGCGTCTCCTGGGGCCAGGTCGGCCCCGCGTGCCGGGTGACCCGCCACGGGCGGCGCTGCGTGCGGCCGGCGGTGTGCAAGGGACTGTGTAGCGGGCACTACCACCAGCACCGGTTCTACGCCGCGAGACGCCCGGGCGTGTCCTTCGAGGAGCACGCCGTCCCCTACCTGTCCGCTGAGCCGTGCCCGGTACCGGGGTGCCCGGTATCGACACTGCATCAGCAGGGTCTGTGCCGCTATCACGAGGGCAGGTTCCGCGAGTTCCGCCGTACCACGCCCGATGCCGATCTGGATGCGTGGGCCGCAGTGCAGGCCCCGTACCTGGCTCCGCATCAGTTCAGCCTCATCCCCTTGCCGGAGCCGCTGCGCCTGGAGGTGCTGTTCGGCTTGCAACAGACGGAACCGTGGATGCGCATCTTCGAGCCCTGTGTGGCCCGCCGCCTCGTCCGTGACCTGGTCGGCGCCGGCGTCGACACGCTCATGGGACCCGCCGGTGAGCAGGTCCTCGCCCGCACCCTCCCGGTACAGCGCTTGCTGGGACGGGTCCTGACCGCCCTGCGGGCAGCCTTCGACGAGTGCAACGGCACCGGCCCGGGCGAGGGCGAGGTGCTGGACCTGCGCGCTCTGGGCCAGATCTGCCGCGGCTCGGCCGGGATCCGGCGTCCCAAGACCGTCGACCTGCGCATCGTCACGCAGCCGTGGCTGCGCCAGCTCCTGCACACCTGGACCGTCCAGGAGTGCCCCCGCTCCGGACCGTTCGCCCTGACCTTTCGCGCATGCGAGCTGGCCTCGGCCGCCCTGGCCGTACGCCCCGGAACCAACAATCCGACCCGACTGCGCTACGAGGACGTCACCGCGTGCGTCGACGCCTTCCGCACTGCCCCGAGACTCGACGGGGCTCCGGCGAGCGTCAGCTATCGGATGAACATCGCCGGGCACTTCTTCGCCCTGCTGGACTGGGCCCGCCGTGCGGACGCAGCCCCGGGACTTTCCGCGGCCTTCGTCCGCGATGCCTCCCGCCATCGCATTCCCCGAGACGGCAGAGACCAGGACGACATCGGCAAGGCCCTGCCTGAACCGGTGATCCGGCAGCTCGACGCCCACTTGGGCAGTCTGGGCCAAGGCGTAGCCCGTGGCCAGCGCACGCTGGCCCTCCCGGACCTGCAGCTGATGTACCGAACCCTGTACATCGTGTTGCGGGACACCGGCCGCCGCCCCCTGGAGGTCGTCTCCCTGCCCCGAGACTGCCTGGAGACCCAGGGCGACCAGGCGTCGCTGATCTGGAACAACCACAAGTCCCGCCGCCTGCGCCGCCGCCTGCCGATCACCACGGGAACCGCTGCCGCCATCCGCGTCTGGCAGCGTCGCCGCGAAGAACTCCACCACTGCCTCCCGCCCGCCGGCGAAACCCACCTCTTCCCCGCCCTGACCCACCTCGCCACCGCCCCGCACATCCCGTCCGCCTACCTGGGGGAGACCATGCGCGCGTGGGTCGACGCCCTCCCCGCCCTGCACGGCGAAGGCGTCGACAGCGTCGGCAACCCCCTGCCCTTCGACCGTTCCCTCATCTACCCCTACGCCTTCCGCCACTCCTACGCCCAGCGCCACGCAGACGCCGGCACCCCGGTCGACGTGCTGCGCGAGCTCATGGACCACCGCGAAATCCGCACCACCCAGCGCTACTACACCGTCTCCCAGCAGCGGAAACGAGAAGCCGTCGCCAAGCTCAGCGCCTACGTCCTCGACATCCACGGCAGGCCCAGCCCCTGCTCCACCACCGCCTACGAGCTGCGCTCGGTAGCCGTGCCGTACGGAGGCTGCACCGAACCGTCCAACGTCAAAGCCGGAGGCCACGCCTGCCCGATCCGCTTCCAGTGCGCCGGCTGCGGCTTCTACCGGCCCGACCCCTCCTACCTACCCGCGATCGAGCAGCACCTCAACGAACTGCGCGCCGACAAGGAAGCAGCCCTCGCGATGGGCGCCAAGGAATTCGTCACCGCCGCGCTCACCGCCCAGATCACCGCCTTCGAGAACGTCACCGCGACCATGCGCCGCCGTCTCGACGCCCTCACCCCCGATGAACGAGCCCACATCGAACAGGCCAGCACGGTGCTGCGCAAGGCCCGGGCCGGCACCGCGGACGCGCTTCTGCCGGTCATCTCGCCGACCCCCGAGCCCCGGTGA